Proteins encoded by one window of Anguilla rostrata isolate EN2019 chromosome 9, ASM1855537v3, whole genome shotgun sequence:
- the LOC135263479 gene encoding serine/threonine-protein kinase MARK2-like isoform X13 encodes MSARTPLLTVNEHSSDQSHSDSKAGGRPSMPRCQSSVATTADEQPHIGNYRLLKTIGKGNFAKVKLARHVLTGKEVAVKIIDKTQLNSSSLQKLFREVRIMKLLNHPNIVKLFEVIETEKTLYLVMEYASGGEVFDYLVAHGRMKEKEARAKFRQIVSAVQYCHQKCIVHRDLKAENLLLDSEMNIKIADFGFSNEFTLGNKLDTFCGSPPYAAPELFQGKKYDGPEVDVWSLGVILYTLVSGSLPFDGQNLKELRERVLRGKYRIPFYMSTDCENLLKKFLILNPTKRGSLEQQVMRDRWMNVGHEEEELKPYVEPQPDYKDPRRTDVMLQMGYSQEEIQDSLINQKYNEVMATYLLLDYRNSEMGEGVSLSIKSRHGNDLTNSNVQSPPQKVQRSVSSNQKPRRSADQGSSYSKRSQVDSKHSAEDSGRKGSGGSAKVPPSPLNADRKKSTPTPSSNSILSTGTSRNRSSPVPDRESVQNGKDSSLATSGSRASTAPASAVLSSSSSSSRSRHHKSLSTSAHPSPPDLHAQLPSTTPQRLAVASPSAHNVSSSTVTDRTNFPRGVASRSTFHAGQQRATRDQHASTYNGPPVSPSLSHGNSQARRAGTGIFSKFTSKFVRRNLSFRFPRRSPYEGEGRDEASRPMLSTADKREKAPVGDENKDSLSSSSNVPSSLTPPPPHSQLGKDTKPRSLRFTWSMKTTSSMEPGEMMKEIRKVLDSNSCEYELRERFMLLCVSGNPARDDFVQWEMEVCKLPRLSLNGVRFKRISGTSIAFKNIASKVANELKL; translated from the exons TCTCACTCGGACTCCAAGGCGGGGGGGCGACCCAGCATGCCGCGATGCCAGAGCTCGGTTGCGACCACGGCGGACGAGCAGCCGCACATCGGCAACTACCGGCTGCTGAAGACAATCGGCAAGGGCAACTTCGCCAAGGTCAAGCTGGCCAGACACGTGCTCACCGGGAAAGAG GTGGCTGTGAAAATCATAGACAAGACTCAGCTCAACTCCTCCAGTCTCCAGAAG CTGTTTCGTGAAGTCAGGATCATGAAGCTTTTGAATCACCCCAATATCG TTAAGTTATTTGAAGTCATAGAGACGGAGAAGACGCTGTATCTGGTTATGGAGTATGCTAGTGGAG GTGAAGTGTTTGATTACCTCGTCGCTCACGGCCggatgaaagagaaagaggctcGTGCCAAATTCCGACAG ATCGTTTCAGCTGTGCAGTACTGCCACCAGAAGTGCATTGTACACAGAGACCTGAAG gcgGAGAACCTCCTCCTGGATTCGGAGATGAACATCAAGATCGCGGACTTCGGCTTCAGTAACGAGTTCACGCTGGGGAACAAGCTGGACACGTTCTGCGGGAGCCCGCCCTACGCCGCCCCCGAGCTCTTCCAGGGCAAGAAGTATGACGGGCCCGAGGTGGACGTGTGGAGCCTGGGCGTCATCCTCTACACGCTGGTCAGCGGCTCGCTGCCCTTCGACGGACAGAACCTCAAG GAGCTGCGTGAGCGGGTTTTGAGAGGGAAGTACAGGATTCCTTTCTACATGTCCACAGACTGCGAGAACCTGCTCAAGAAGTTTCTCATCCTCAATCCAACCAAGAGGGGAAGCCTAGAG cagcAGGTAATGAGGGACCGCTGGATGAACGTGGGccatgaggaggaggagctgaagccGTACGTGGAGCCGCAGCCCGACTATAAGGACCCCAGGAGGACAG aTGTGATGCTGCAGATGGGCTACTCTCAGGAGGAGATCCAGGACTCTCTCATTAACCAAAAATACAACGAGGTGATGGCTACATACCTCCTACTGGACTACAGGAACTCAGAG ATGGGCGAGGGCGTCAGCCTGTCAATCAAGTCCCGCCATGGAAACGACCTCACAAACAGCAATGTCCAGTCGCCTCCCCAGAAGGTACAGCGCAGTGTCTCTTCCAATCAGAAGCCCAGGAGATCCGCAGACCAAg GCTCATCCTACTCAAAGCGCTCCCAGGTGGACAGTAAACACAGCGCTGAGGATTCTGGGAGGAAAGGGTCAGGCGGCTCCGCGAAAGTGCCACCGAGTCCCCTCAACGCAGACCGTAAGAAGAGCACT CCTACCCCATCCTCA AACAGCATCCTGTCCACTGGTACGAGTCGCAATCGGAGCTCCCCTGTGCCTGATCGAGAATCGGTTCAGAACGGCAAGGACAG cAGCTTGGCCACCTCAGGGTCCCGCGCCTCCACGGCCCCGGCCTCCGCcgttctctcctcctcctcctcctcctcccgctcccgACACCACAAGTCCCTGTCCACCTCggcccaccccagcccccctgaCCTCCACGCACAGCTCCCCAG caccaCCCCTCAGAGATTGGCAGTAGCATCTCCCTCTGCCCATAACGTCAGCAGCTCCACGGTGACGGATCGCACCAACTTCCCCAGGGGGGTCGCCAGCAGAAGCACTTTCCACGccggccagcagagggcaacGCGAGACCAGCACGCCTCCACTTACAACGGCCCCCCcgtgtctccctccctctcccacggCAACAGCCAGGCCCGTCGTGCTGGAACCGGCATCTTCAGCAAGTTCACATCCAAGTTTGTGCGCAG AAATCTCTCGTTCAGGTTCCCCAGAAG GAGCCCGTATGAGGGAGAGGGTCGGGATGAGGCAAGCAG gCCAATGCTGAGCACTGCAGACAAGCGTGAGAAGGCCCCCGTGGGGGACGAGAACAAGGACTCCCTGTCGTCCTCGTCCAACGTCCCCAGCtcgctgaccccgcccccgccgcacTCTCAACTGGGCAAGGACACCAAGCCGCGCTCGCTGCGCTTCACCTGGAGCATGAAGACCACGTCGTCCATGGAGCCCGGCGAGATGATGAAGGAGATCCGCAAGGTGCTGGACTCCAACAGCTGCGAGTACGAGCTGCGCGAGCGCTTCATGCTGCTGTGCGTGTCGGGCAACCCGGCGCGCGACGACTTCGTGCAGTGGGAGATGGAGGTGTGCAAGCTGCCCCGCCTCTCGCTCAACGGCGTGCGCTTCAAGCGCATCTCGGGCACCTCCATCGCCTTCAAGAACATCGCCTCCAAGGTCGCCAACGAGCTCAAactgtga
- the LOC135263479 gene encoding serine/threonine-protein kinase MARK2-like isoform X19 has product MSARTPLLTVNEHSSDQSHSDSKAGGRPSMPRCQSSVATTADEQPHIGNYRLLKTIGKGNFAKVKLARHVLTGKEVAVKIIDKTQLNSSSLQKLFREVRIMKLLNHPNIVKLFEVIETEKTLYLVMEYASGGEVFDYLVAHGRMKEKEARAKFRQIVSAVQYCHQKCIVHRDLKAENLLLDSEMNIKIADFGFSNEFTLGNKLDTFCGSPPYAAPELFQGKKYDGPEVDVWSLGVILYTLVSGSLPFDGQNLKELRERVLRGKYRIPFYMSTDCENLLKKFLILNPTKRGSLEQQVMRDRWMNVGHEEEELKPYVEPQPDYKDPRRTDVMLQMGYSQEEIQDSLINQKYNEVMATYLLLDYRNSEMGEGVSLSIKSRHGNDLTNSNVQSPPQKVQRSVSSNQKPRRSADQGSSYSKRSQVDSKHSAEDSGRKGSGGSAKVPPSPLNADRKKSTTPSSNSILSTGTSRNRSSPVPDRESVQNGKDSLATSGSRASTAPASAVLSSSSSSSRSRHHKSLSTSAHPSPPDLHAQLPSTTPQRLAVASPSAHNVSSSTVTDRTNFPRGVASRSTFHAGQQRATRDQHASTYNGPPVSPSLSHGNSQARRAGTGIFSKFTSKFVRRNLSFRFPRSPYEGEGRDEASRPMLSTADKREKAPVGDENKDSLSSSSNVPSSLTPPPPHSQLGKDTKPRSLRFTWSMKTTSSMEPGEMMKEIRKVLDSNSCEYELRERFMLLCVSGNPARDDFVQWEMEVCKLPRLSLNGVRFKRISGTSIAFKNIASKVANELKL; this is encoded by the exons TCTCACTCGGACTCCAAGGCGGGGGGGCGACCCAGCATGCCGCGATGCCAGAGCTCGGTTGCGACCACGGCGGACGAGCAGCCGCACATCGGCAACTACCGGCTGCTGAAGACAATCGGCAAGGGCAACTTCGCCAAGGTCAAGCTGGCCAGACACGTGCTCACCGGGAAAGAG GTGGCTGTGAAAATCATAGACAAGACTCAGCTCAACTCCTCCAGTCTCCAGAAG CTGTTTCGTGAAGTCAGGATCATGAAGCTTTTGAATCACCCCAATATCG TTAAGTTATTTGAAGTCATAGAGACGGAGAAGACGCTGTATCTGGTTATGGAGTATGCTAGTGGAG GTGAAGTGTTTGATTACCTCGTCGCTCACGGCCggatgaaagagaaagaggctcGTGCCAAATTCCGACAG ATCGTTTCAGCTGTGCAGTACTGCCACCAGAAGTGCATTGTACACAGAGACCTGAAG gcgGAGAACCTCCTCCTGGATTCGGAGATGAACATCAAGATCGCGGACTTCGGCTTCAGTAACGAGTTCACGCTGGGGAACAAGCTGGACACGTTCTGCGGGAGCCCGCCCTACGCCGCCCCCGAGCTCTTCCAGGGCAAGAAGTATGACGGGCCCGAGGTGGACGTGTGGAGCCTGGGCGTCATCCTCTACACGCTGGTCAGCGGCTCGCTGCCCTTCGACGGACAGAACCTCAAG GAGCTGCGTGAGCGGGTTTTGAGAGGGAAGTACAGGATTCCTTTCTACATGTCCACAGACTGCGAGAACCTGCTCAAGAAGTTTCTCATCCTCAATCCAACCAAGAGGGGAAGCCTAGAG cagcAGGTAATGAGGGACCGCTGGATGAACGTGGGccatgaggaggaggagctgaagccGTACGTGGAGCCGCAGCCCGACTATAAGGACCCCAGGAGGACAG aTGTGATGCTGCAGATGGGCTACTCTCAGGAGGAGATCCAGGACTCTCTCATTAACCAAAAATACAACGAGGTGATGGCTACATACCTCCTACTGGACTACAGGAACTCAGAG ATGGGCGAGGGCGTCAGCCTGTCAATCAAGTCCCGCCATGGAAACGACCTCACAAACAGCAATGTCCAGTCGCCTCCCCAGAAGGTACAGCGCAGTGTCTCTTCCAATCAGAAGCCCAGGAGATCCGCAGACCAAg GCTCATCCTACTCAAAGCGCTCCCAGGTGGACAGTAAACACAGCGCTGAGGATTCTGGGAGGAAAGGGTCAGGCGGCTCCGCGAAAGTGCCACCGAGTCCCCTCAACGCAGACCGTAAGAAGAGCACTACCCCATCCTCA AACAGCATCCTGTCCACTGGTACGAGTCGCAATCGGAGCTCCCCTGTGCCTGATCGAGAATCGGTTCAGAACGGCAAGGACAG CTTGGCCACCTCAGGGTCCCGCGCCTCCACGGCCCCGGCCTCCGCcgttctctcctcctcctcctcctcctcccgctcccgACACCACAAGTCCCTGTCCACCTCggcccaccccagcccccctgaCCTCCACGCACAGCTCCCCAG caccaCCCCTCAGAGATTGGCAGTAGCATCTCCCTCTGCCCATAACGTCAGCAGCTCCACGGTGACGGATCGCACCAACTTCCCCAGGGGGGTCGCCAGCAGAAGCACTTTCCACGccggccagcagagggcaacGCGAGACCAGCACGCCTCCACTTACAACGGCCCCCCcgtgtctccctccctctcccacggCAACAGCCAGGCCCGTCGTGCTGGAACCGGCATCTTCAGCAAGTTCACATCCAAGTTTGTGCGCAG AAATCTCTCGTTCAGGTTCCCCAGAAG CCCGTATGAGGGAGAGGGTCGGGATGAGGCAAGCAG gCCAATGCTGAGCACTGCAGACAAGCGTGAGAAGGCCCCCGTGGGGGACGAGAACAAGGACTCCCTGTCGTCCTCGTCCAACGTCCCCAGCtcgctgaccccgcccccgccgcacTCTCAACTGGGCAAGGACACCAAGCCGCGCTCGCTGCGCTTCACCTGGAGCATGAAGACCACGTCGTCCATGGAGCCCGGCGAGATGATGAAGGAGATCCGCAAGGTGCTGGACTCCAACAGCTGCGAGTACGAGCTGCGCGAGCGCTTCATGCTGCTGTGCGTGTCGGGCAACCCGGCGCGCGACGACTTCGTGCAGTGGGAGATGGAGGTGTGCAAGCTGCCCCGCCTCTCGCTCAACGGCGTGCGCTTCAAGCGCATCTCGGGCACCTCCATCGCCTTCAAGAACATCGCCTCCAAGGTCGCCAACGAGCTCAAactgtga
- the LOC135263479 gene encoding serine/threonine-protein kinase MARK2-like isoform X34 has product MSARTPLLTVNEHSSDQSHSDSKAGGRPSMPRCQSSVATTADEQPHIGNYRLLKTIGKGNFAKVKLARHVLTGKEVAVKIIDKTQLNSSSLQKLFREVRIMKLLNHPNIVKLFEVIETEKTLYLVMEYASGGEVFDYLVAHGRMKEKEARAKFRQIVSAVQYCHQKCIVHRDLKAENLLLDSEMNIKIADFGFSNEFTLGNKLDTFCGSPPYAAPELFQGKKYDGPEVDVWSLGVILYTLVSGSLPFDGQNLKELRERVLRGKYRIPFYMSTDCENLLKKFLILNPTKRGSLEQQVMRDRWMNVGHEEEELKPYVEPQPDYKDPRRTGQPRAGAEGWKRDVMLQMGYSQEEIQDSLINQKYNEVMATYLLLDYRNSEMGEGVSLSIKSRHGNDLTNSNVQSPPQKVQRSVSSNQKPRRSADQGSSYSKRSQVDSKHSAEDSGRKGSGGSAKVPPSPLNADRKKSTPTPSSNSILSTGTSRNRSSPVPDRESVQNGKDSSTVTDRTNFPRGVASRSTFHAGQQRATRDQHASTYNGPPVSPSLSHGNSQARRAGTGIFSKFTSKFVRRNLSFRFPRRSPYEGEGRDEASRPMLSTADKREKAPVGDENKDSLSSSSNVPSSLTPPPPHSQLGKDTKPRSLRFTWSMKTTSSMEPGEMMKEIRKVLDSNSCEYELRERFMLLCVSGNPARDDFVQWEMEVCKLPRLSLNGVRFKRISGTSIAFKNIASKVANELKL; this is encoded by the exons TCTCACTCGGACTCCAAGGCGGGGGGGCGACCCAGCATGCCGCGATGCCAGAGCTCGGTTGCGACCACGGCGGACGAGCAGCCGCACATCGGCAACTACCGGCTGCTGAAGACAATCGGCAAGGGCAACTTCGCCAAGGTCAAGCTGGCCAGACACGTGCTCACCGGGAAAGAG GTGGCTGTGAAAATCATAGACAAGACTCAGCTCAACTCCTCCAGTCTCCAGAAG CTGTTTCGTGAAGTCAGGATCATGAAGCTTTTGAATCACCCCAATATCG TTAAGTTATTTGAAGTCATAGAGACGGAGAAGACGCTGTATCTGGTTATGGAGTATGCTAGTGGAG GTGAAGTGTTTGATTACCTCGTCGCTCACGGCCggatgaaagagaaagaggctcGTGCCAAATTCCGACAG ATCGTTTCAGCTGTGCAGTACTGCCACCAGAAGTGCATTGTACACAGAGACCTGAAG gcgGAGAACCTCCTCCTGGATTCGGAGATGAACATCAAGATCGCGGACTTCGGCTTCAGTAACGAGTTCACGCTGGGGAACAAGCTGGACACGTTCTGCGGGAGCCCGCCCTACGCCGCCCCCGAGCTCTTCCAGGGCAAGAAGTATGACGGGCCCGAGGTGGACGTGTGGAGCCTGGGCGTCATCCTCTACACGCTGGTCAGCGGCTCGCTGCCCTTCGACGGACAGAACCTCAAG GAGCTGCGTGAGCGGGTTTTGAGAGGGAAGTACAGGATTCCTTTCTACATGTCCACAGACTGCGAGAACCTGCTCAAGAAGTTTCTCATCCTCAATCCAACCAAGAGGGGAAGCCTAGAG cagcAGGTAATGAGGGACCGCTGGATGAACGTGGGccatgaggaggaggagctgaagccGTACGTGGAGCCGCAGCCCGACTATAAGGACCCCAGGAGGACAGGTCAGCCACGCGCTGGCGCAGAGGGCTGGAAGAGAG aTGTGATGCTGCAGATGGGCTACTCTCAGGAGGAGATCCAGGACTCTCTCATTAACCAAAAATACAACGAGGTGATGGCTACATACCTCCTACTGGACTACAGGAACTCAGAG ATGGGCGAGGGCGTCAGCCTGTCAATCAAGTCCCGCCATGGAAACGACCTCACAAACAGCAATGTCCAGTCGCCTCCCCAGAAGGTACAGCGCAGTGTCTCTTCCAATCAGAAGCCCAGGAGATCCGCAGACCAAg GCTCATCCTACTCAAAGCGCTCCCAGGTGGACAGTAAACACAGCGCTGAGGATTCTGGGAGGAAAGGGTCAGGCGGCTCCGCGAAAGTGCCACCGAGTCCCCTCAACGCAGACCGTAAGAAGAGCACT CCTACCCCATCCTCA AACAGCATCCTGTCCACTGGTACGAGTCGCAATCGGAGCTCCCCTGTGCCTGATCGAGAATCGGTTCAGAACGGCAAGGACAG CTCCACGGTGACGGATCGCACCAACTTCCCCAGGGGGGTCGCCAGCAGAAGCACTTTCCACGccggccagcagagggcaacGCGAGACCAGCACGCCTCCACTTACAACGGCCCCCCcgtgtctccctccctctcccacggCAACAGCCAGGCCCGTCGTGCTGGAACCGGCATCTTCAGCAAGTTCACATCCAAGTTTGTGCGCAG AAATCTCTCGTTCAGGTTCCCCAGAAG GAGCCCGTATGAGGGAGAGGGTCGGGATGAGGCAAGCAG gCCAATGCTGAGCACTGCAGACAAGCGTGAGAAGGCCCCCGTGGGGGACGAGAACAAGGACTCCCTGTCGTCCTCGTCCAACGTCCCCAGCtcgctgaccccgcccccgccgcacTCTCAACTGGGCAAGGACACCAAGCCGCGCTCGCTGCGCTTCACCTGGAGCATGAAGACCACGTCGTCCATGGAGCCCGGCGAGATGATGAAGGAGATCCGCAAGGTGCTGGACTCCAACAGCTGCGAGTACGAGCTGCGCGAGCGCTTCATGCTGCTGTGCGTGTCGGGCAACCCGGCGCGCGACGACTTCGTGCAGTGGGAGATGGAGGTGTGCAAGCTGCCCCGCCTCTCGCTCAACGGCGTGCGCTTCAAGCGCATCTCGGGCACCTCCATCGCCTTCAAGAACATCGCCTCCAAGGTCGCCAACGAGCTCAAactgtga
- the LOC135263479 gene encoding serine/threonine-protein kinase MARK2-like isoform X30, translating into MSARTPLLTVNEHSSDQSHSDSKAGGRPSMPRCQSSVATTADEQPHIGNYRLLKTIGKGNFAKVKLARHVLTGKEVAVKIIDKTQLNSSSLQKLFREVRIMKLLNHPNIVKLFEVIETEKTLYLVMEYASGGEVFDYLVAHGRMKEKEARAKFRQIVSAVQYCHQKCIVHRDLKAENLLLDSEMNIKIADFGFSNEFTLGNKLDTFCGSPPYAAPELFQGKKYDGPEVDVWSLGVILYTLVSGSLPFDGQNLKELRERVLRGKYRIPFYMSTDCENLLKKFLILNPTKRGSLEQQVMRDRWMNVGHEEEELKPYVEPQPDYKDPRRTGQPRAGAEGWKRDVMLQMGYSQEEIQDSLINQKYNEVMATYLLLDYRNSEMGEGVSLSIKSRHGNDLTNSNVQSPPQKVQRSVSSNQKPRRSADQGSSYSKRSQVDSKHSAEDSGRKGSGGSAKVPPSPLNADRKKSTPTPSSNSILSTGTSRNRSSPVPDRESVQNGKDSSSTVTDRTNFPRGVASRSTFHAGQQRATRDQHASTYNGPPVSPSLSHGNSQARRAGTGIFSKFTSKFVRRNLSFRFPRRSPYEGEGRDEASRPMLSTADKREKAPVGDENKDSLSSSSNVPSSLTPPPPHSQLGKDTKPRSLRFTWSMKTTSSMEPGEMMKEIRKVLDSNSCEYELRERFMLLCVSGNPARDDFVQWEMEVCKLPRLSLNGVRFKRISGTSIAFKNIASKVANELKL; encoded by the exons TCTCACTCGGACTCCAAGGCGGGGGGGCGACCCAGCATGCCGCGATGCCAGAGCTCGGTTGCGACCACGGCGGACGAGCAGCCGCACATCGGCAACTACCGGCTGCTGAAGACAATCGGCAAGGGCAACTTCGCCAAGGTCAAGCTGGCCAGACACGTGCTCACCGGGAAAGAG GTGGCTGTGAAAATCATAGACAAGACTCAGCTCAACTCCTCCAGTCTCCAGAAG CTGTTTCGTGAAGTCAGGATCATGAAGCTTTTGAATCACCCCAATATCG TTAAGTTATTTGAAGTCATAGAGACGGAGAAGACGCTGTATCTGGTTATGGAGTATGCTAGTGGAG GTGAAGTGTTTGATTACCTCGTCGCTCACGGCCggatgaaagagaaagaggctcGTGCCAAATTCCGACAG ATCGTTTCAGCTGTGCAGTACTGCCACCAGAAGTGCATTGTACACAGAGACCTGAAG gcgGAGAACCTCCTCCTGGATTCGGAGATGAACATCAAGATCGCGGACTTCGGCTTCAGTAACGAGTTCACGCTGGGGAACAAGCTGGACACGTTCTGCGGGAGCCCGCCCTACGCCGCCCCCGAGCTCTTCCAGGGCAAGAAGTATGACGGGCCCGAGGTGGACGTGTGGAGCCTGGGCGTCATCCTCTACACGCTGGTCAGCGGCTCGCTGCCCTTCGACGGACAGAACCTCAAG GAGCTGCGTGAGCGGGTTTTGAGAGGGAAGTACAGGATTCCTTTCTACATGTCCACAGACTGCGAGAACCTGCTCAAGAAGTTTCTCATCCTCAATCCAACCAAGAGGGGAAGCCTAGAG cagcAGGTAATGAGGGACCGCTGGATGAACGTGGGccatgaggaggaggagctgaagccGTACGTGGAGCCGCAGCCCGACTATAAGGACCCCAGGAGGACAGGTCAGCCACGCGCTGGCGCAGAGGGCTGGAAGAGAG aTGTGATGCTGCAGATGGGCTACTCTCAGGAGGAGATCCAGGACTCTCTCATTAACCAAAAATACAACGAGGTGATGGCTACATACCTCCTACTGGACTACAGGAACTCAGAG ATGGGCGAGGGCGTCAGCCTGTCAATCAAGTCCCGCCATGGAAACGACCTCACAAACAGCAATGTCCAGTCGCCTCCCCAGAAGGTACAGCGCAGTGTCTCTTCCAATCAGAAGCCCAGGAGATCCGCAGACCAAg GCTCATCCTACTCAAAGCGCTCCCAGGTGGACAGTAAACACAGCGCTGAGGATTCTGGGAGGAAAGGGTCAGGCGGCTCCGCGAAAGTGCCACCGAGTCCCCTCAACGCAGACCGTAAGAAGAGCACT CCTACCCCATCCTCA AACAGCATCCTGTCCACTGGTACGAGTCGCAATCGGAGCTCCCCTGTGCCTGATCGAGAATCGGTTCAGAACGGCAAGGACAG CAGCTCCACGGTGACGGATCGCACCAACTTCCCCAGGGGGGTCGCCAGCAGAAGCACTTTCCACGccggccagcagagggcaacGCGAGACCAGCACGCCTCCACTTACAACGGCCCCCCcgtgtctccctccctctcccacggCAACAGCCAGGCCCGTCGTGCTGGAACCGGCATCTTCAGCAAGTTCACATCCAAGTTTGTGCGCAG AAATCTCTCGTTCAGGTTCCCCAGAAG GAGCCCGTATGAGGGAGAGGGTCGGGATGAGGCAAGCAG gCCAATGCTGAGCACTGCAGACAAGCGTGAGAAGGCCCCCGTGGGGGACGAGAACAAGGACTCCCTGTCGTCCTCGTCCAACGTCCCCAGCtcgctgaccccgcccccgccgcacTCTCAACTGGGCAAGGACACCAAGCCGCGCTCGCTGCGCTTCACCTGGAGCATGAAGACCACGTCGTCCATGGAGCCCGGCGAGATGATGAAGGAGATCCGCAAGGTGCTGGACTCCAACAGCTGCGAGTACGAGCTGCGCGAGCGCTTCATGCTGCTGTGCGTGTCGGGCAACCCGGCGCGCGACGACTTCGTGCAGTGGGAGATGGAGGTGTGCAAGCTGCCCCGCCTCTCGCTCAACGGCGTGCGCTTCAAGCGCATCTCGGGCACCTCCATCGCCTTCAAGAACATCGCCTCCAAGGTCGCCAACGAGCTCAAactgtga